GGACCAATGCCATCGGGACGACGCTTCGCACCAAAGAGCCGATCACTGTTTACGGTCCGGAACACTTTGCTGTTGCCTCGCAGAATTGGGTCTGTTCTGCTGCACCGATAAGAAAGGATGATGGTTCGCTTCTCGGTGTGCTCAATGTGTCAAGCCGGGTGGGAACATGTAAACATGAACACACACTCGGTGCTGTAGCCGCTTCAGCCTATGCTATAGAATACGAATGGCAAAAGCGCCAGAAAGAAGATGAACTTGAACTGATTTCAAAAGCACTGATGCAAGACGATGCTTTTGAATCCTATGTCCTCACCTGCGCTGATGGGCGGGTGATTTACATCCACGCCTCATTGTACGACTTGACTGATTACCGGGATCAGACCATTCAACTCGATACACTGCTCGCTGAAACCGGCCATACCATCACCATGAAAATTCCCGTCTTCTCCGAGAGAGAGGGCCGGCAAATCGGTCACCAGGTTTTTCTTCGAAAACATGTCATTGAGAAGTTTAACAGGCAGATAAAAAAAGTGCGCTTTCAATTTCCCGGAGTCACAGGTGTGAGTGAAGTCTTTGCTCAAGTTCTGGACCAGGCTGCATGCCTCGCAGACGCTGACGTACCCGTGCACTTATCCGGGGAAACCGGAACCGGTAAAGACATGATTGCACGAGCACTCCACGACAACAGTAAAAGGGCCGAAAAACCGTTTGTCGAACTGAACTGCGGTGCAATTCCTGAAAGCCTGATTGCAAGTGAACTTTTCGGCTACGCCCCAGGGGCATTTACAGGTGCCAGAAAAACCGGCTACATCGGAAAATTCGTTGAGGCAGATCAAGGCACACTGTTTCTCGATGAAGTCGGCGAACTCTCCCCTGCCATGCAGGTTGCACTTTTGAAAGTGCTGGATGAACAGCGCTTTATGCCTGTCGGGACAAATGAAGTCAGAAGTTGCGACGTCAGGATTATCACTGCGACGAACCGGGATTTGGTCACACTGGTCCGGGAAGGGTCATTCCGGGAAGATTTGTTTTACCGTCTCTATGCCTTCCCACTTCATCTTCCTGCATTACGGGACCGCCAGGAGGATATCCCGGCCTTCATTCAATGGTACAAACGCCGTCACGAATGGCATGTGCATTGGCCGAAACCTGTCATGGATGAATGGATGGCATACACCTGGCCAGGTAACATCCGCCAGCTGATTCTCTCATTGGACAGGTTAAGGATTTATTATCCTGACTCACTTCCTGATCCTTCAACCATCCGTCAGGTCATCGGTTCGCCGGACCATGAGGGAATCCGGACACCAGCCCCTGTTCAAACGAACATGAACAACCCTGAATACCTGATCAATGAAAAAAATGATGCAGAAAATCAGCTATCCTATGCAGAACAGATTGAAAAAGAAACACTCCTCCACGCATTGAAGGAAGCACACGGTAACCGGGGAAAAGCGATGTCGTTAACCGGTATGCCCCGCAGCACGTTCTATCGGAAACTCAACAAATACAGCCTGATCTGAAAAGACTGTTAAAAATCATTCTCAAAAAGAGATAAATCGGGACAAAATGGGACACTTTATCATTTTGTCCCGATTGTTTATGCACTCACATACCCCTCCCGGTTCGAAGCAGCCTGTAACCCCATATTCGAAAGGATAAAAATTATTTTTTGTAAGCGCTTACTATTGGCATGGATATTGCATACTTTTTAATGTGAACAACTCTTTTAGGAGGTGGTCTGCCCTTTGTGAGGTTTCCTGGCGATCAGTTATTGTTCTATTACGTGTCTGACAGATTCACTTACGAAAAAAGGAGGCAGAACGAATGAAAATTTCTGAGAAAGAAGTCACCGGAATCACGACGGAAAAGGCGCGCTGGATGTATCAGAAAATGCAGGAAATCCGTATGTTTGAGGACCGGGTTCACGATCTGTTCGGAGAAGGAAAATTGCCTGGATTCGTTCACTTGTATGCAGGAGAAGAAGCAGTTGCTGTTGGCGTATGCGCCCACTTCGATAACAAAGACACCATCACCAGTACCCACCGGGGTCATGGCCACTGTATTGCGAAAGGCTGTGAGCTTGACGGAATGATGGCAGAACTTTACGGAAAATCCACCGGGCTGTGTAACGGTAAAGGCGGTTCCATGCATATTGCCGATGTGGAAAAAGGCATGCTCGGAGCCAATGGCATTGTCGGCGGCGGATTTCCGCTGGCTACAGGTGCTGCATTAACCGCAAAACTGAAAAAGACCGGCGGTGTCTCTGCCTGCTTCTTTGGTGATGGTGCCGGCAACCATGGAACATTCCATGAAGGCATTAACCTTTCAGCCATCTGGGATCTTCCGGTACTTTTCGTCGCTGAGAACAATGGGTATGCAGAAGCCACTCCGTTTGAGTATGCGTCTTCTTGCGACAACATTGCCGATCGGGCACAAGGCTATAATATCCCAGGTGAAATCGTCGACGGGAAAGACGTGGTCGCTGTCTATGAAGCAGCTCAGCGCGCCGTTGACCGGGCGCGTAACGGGGAAGGCCCAAGCCTGATTGAATGCAAAACCTACCGGAACTACGGACACTTCGAAGGCGATGCACAGAAATATAAAACCGCTGAAGATAAAGAGCGGCACTTGGGTGAAGACGATGCGATTGTCCGTTTTCGCAGCTACATTTTAGAAAACAGCCTGATGACCGAGGATGAGCTGAACCAAATTGATCAGGATGTGGAAAAAGCTGTGACTCATGCAGTGAGTTTCGCTGAGGAAAGTCCGGATCCGACAATTGAAGATCTGACTACTGACGTTTACGTGAACTACCAGTCTGAATAAAGGAGGAACGAACACATGACAAGACAAATAACTTTTTCCGAAGCGATTCGTGAAGCCATGCAATTGGCGATGCGTAAGGATGAGAATGTCATTTTGATGGGTGAAGACGTAGCCGGTGGTGCTGAAGTGGATCATCTCCAGGACAGTGAAGCCTGGGGCGGAGTCATGGGTGTCACCATGGGGCTCGCCACTGAATTTGGCCGTGACAGGGTACTCGATACGCCGATTGCCGAAGCAGGTTACATGGGCGCTGCGGTCACTTGTGCCGCGACGGGTATGCGTCCGGTTGCAGAGCTGATGTTTAACGACTTCATCGGCAGCTGCCTGGATGAAGTCATGAATCAGGGCGCCAAGCTCCGGTATATGTTCGGCGGGAAAGCGAAAGTACCCCTTGTGGTTCGTACCATGCACGGGGCTGGTTTCCGGGCTGCCGCCCAGCACTCCCAGAGTCTTTACGGTATGTTTACTGCCATTCCTGGGATCAAGGTCGTCGTACCTTCCAACCCATATGACGCAAAAGGTCTTCTCCTTGCCGCCATCGAGGACGATGATCCGGTCATCTTCTTTGAAGATAAGACGCTTTATAACATGAAAGGTGAAGTCCCTGAAGGTTACTACACCGTCCCTCTAGGAAAAGGTGAGGTGAAGCGTGAAGGAACGGATCTCACGATTGTCGGCATTGGTAAGCAAGTGAATACCGCTCTCGATGCAGCCGCCCAGCTTTCAGAAAAGGGATTGAACGTGGAAGTGGTAGATCCAAGGAGCATGTCCCCACTCGATGAACAGATCATTCTGGATTCCGTGATGAAAACGAACCGGCTGATCATTGTCGACGAAGCCAATCCGCGTTGCAACATGGCGACAGACATCGCCGCGATGGTCGCAGACAAAGGATTTGATTTCCTCGATGCGCCGATCAAGCGGATCACTGCTCCGCATTGTCCGGTACCGTTCTCACCGGTACTTGAAGATATGTATTTACCTTCCGCAGATAAAATCATTACCGCCGTCAATGACATGATCGCAGACGACACCACCATGACCGTCTGAATGCCAACGCAGGGTGTGTGTCATGACCACACCCTGTTTTCATGACCAAATCCGCCAATTGAAGACAGGAAGGAGCGTTCAGCATATGGCCAAACAACTTGTCATGCCGAAGATGGGCATGAGTATGGAAGAGGGAACCATCGTTCTCTGGCATAAAAAAGAGGGCGATCCCGTCAAAAAAGGTGAACCCGTTGTATCCATCAGCTCCGAAAAAATTGAAAATGACGTGGAATCTCCGCAGGACGGGTTATTGTTGAAAATCGCTGCGGTAGTGGATGAAACCATCAAAGTCGGTGAAGTCATCGGCGTTGTCGGTCAGGAAGGTGAATCTGCGGATACAGGCGGTCAAAAGCCTGCCAAACAAGAAGAACCTGCCGCTCAAGCCAAGCCCGAACCGGCGAGAGAACAACAGGCTGCTTCGATGAAACAACAGGCTGCTTCAACTGCTGACGAACCGCGCAAACGCATATCACCAGCAGCGAAAAAACTCGCCAAAGAACAAGGCGTTGATCTGAACGATGTCACGGGAACCGGTCCGAAAGGGCGTGTGACCCGGGAGGATATTCTGAAAGCGGCACAAGAAGACACCTCGGATAAGCCGGCAACTGAACAAGTTGCTGCCGGAGAACCTGAAACAGCTCAGGCACCTGCTGAAGCGTTTGAATCAAAACCTTACAGCAACATCCGTAAAGTCATCGGTGAACGGATGAATGACAGCCTTCACCAGTCAGCGCAACTCACGATGATGCGTTATGCCGATGTAACAAGACTGATGGCGTTTCGAAAAGAGACGAACGAATCACTCGCAACCGTCCACGGAGACCGCAAACTCACCGTGACGGATCTCGTCGCCCGGGCCACCGTCCTCGCCTTGAGGAAGCATCCATTTATGAACAGCGCGCTTGTGGACAATACCATCTACGAATACAAACAGGTCCATCTCGGCATTGCCGCATCCATGGAACGCGGTCTCATGGTCCCGGTTGTTAAGGACGCTCACCAGATGAGCACGCTGGCGTTATCGGGTGCGATACGAACGCTTGGTCAAAAAACCAGAGACAATGAACTCGCTCAGGATGAAATGAAAGGTTCCACCTTTACGATTACCAATCTCGGCGCTTCCGGTATTGGTTTCTTTACGCCGATCCTGAACCCGCCCGAAACCGGCATTCTCGGCGTTGGTGCAGGAGAAAAGACCCTCGTCATGAAAGACGGCCAGCCAATAGAAGCGATTCGTCTGCCATTAAGCCTGACCTTCGACCACCGCGTTGTGGATGGTGATCCTGCCAGTCAGTTCCTCGCCACTCTTGTCACACTGCTTGAAGAACCGCATGCCCTGATGACGCTGGACCAGTGGTAAACCATAAAATAATAGCTAGACAAAAGGAGCGATCTCATCATGAAAGCAGCCGTTTGGTATAAAGCAAAAGATCTCAGAGTCGAACAAGTGGACACACCGACGATCAAACAAGAGCATGAGGTAAAAGTAAAAGTCAGCTGTTGCGGCATTTGCGGAAGTGACCTCCACGAATATGCGGCAGGGCCGATCTTTATTCCTGTGAACGACCCCCACCCGATCAGTGGCGACAAAGCCCCGATCATCATGGGGCATGAGTTTGCAGGAGAAGTGGTGGAAGTCGGCTCCAAAGTAAGCCGGGTCAAGGTCGGCGATCATGTCGCCATCGAACCGATTTTGGCTCCATCCAAAGATGGTGCTTATGTCGATGAGAAGTACAACCTCTCCCCATTCCTTGGCTTTCACGGTCTCTCAGGCGGCGGTGGCGGTTTCAGTGAATACACGGTCCTCGGTGAACATATGGTGCACCCTGTTCCGGAAGGATTATCCGCAGAACAAGGGGCACTGGTCGAGCCAGCGGCTGTTGCATTGCATGCCGTCCGCCAAAGCAGTTTGAAAGCCGGTGATACTGCTGCCGTTTTCGGCGCAGGGCCGATTGGACTGATGGTGATCGATGCCTTGAAAGCAGCCGGCGCCTCGACTATTTATGCGGTCGAAGTATCCGCGGCGCGCCTGAAAAAAGCAGAAGAACTTGGCGCGATTGTGATCAATCCGAAAGAAACAGATCCCGTGGCAAAAATCCATGAACTGTCAGGCGGCGGGGTTGATTTCTCCTTCGAAGTCACCGGCATTCCTGCCGTTCTGAAGCAATGTCTGCACAGCACCCATACCGGCGGTGAAATGATCATCGTCAGCATTTGGGAAGAGGAAGCATCTTTCCAGCCAAATGACCTGGTTATTGCCGAACGGACGATGAAAGGGATCATCGCCTACCGGAACATTTATCCGCAGGTGATGGAACTGATGAAACAGGGTTATTTCTCCGGGGATCAGATGATCACATCGCGTATTGGCCTTGATGATGTTGTCGACAAAGGCTTTGAGAAGCTTTTAAACGATAAAAGCCAGGTAAAGATCATCGTGACACCATAAGCTTTCATCACAAAAGAGCTCCGTTGCATATCATACTGCAATGGGGCCCTTTTCTGTTCACATCCCGAGTTCTTTTTTCCGATTCTGTATGGATTGATCCAGATCAACCATCGGCTCAGCATACTTTACATGCATGTTGAGTTTGGCCGGGTCATAGACCACGTGACCTGGCAGCTCTTTGGGCAGATGAAGCCAATAGCGTGCGTAATCCCCGGAAGGGTCATAGCGTTTCCCCTGTCCGATCACGTTAAATGCCCTCAACTCCCGGAGGTCAGTTCCCACTCCGGCCTGATAGGCCCAGTTGCCATAGTTACTCGCCGGATCAAAGTCGATCAGCATCGCTTCAAAGTATGCCGCTCCCCAAAGCCAATCGATTCCTAAGTTCTTCGTCAAAAAGCTTGCAGCGTTCTGCCTGGCCCGGTTGCTCATGAAACCCGTCTGATTGAGTTCAGCCATCGCGGCATCGACCAACGGATACCCGGTGTTTCCCTGCCTCCACTTTTGAAAGGCTTCCTGATCCTGATGCCAAGGGAGACTGTCGTTCAACAAGCCTTGTCTTACAAACAGGCGCTCGTCCGTTGCCCGCATGAGCCACTGGAAATAATCACGCCACAGCAGCTCAAAAAAAAGCCAGTAACTGGAGAGATTTCTGCCATGTTCGGCCTCCACCTTCATCAGCGCCTGATAGACCCGTCTTGGTGAAAGGGCTCCGCGACTGAGCCAGAATGATAATTTAGAACTGTCTTCAAAATCGAAAAGACCATCCCGGGTTTCTTTATAGGTATACACCCCGCCATTTTGACTGACATAGCTGTCGAGCCGATCCAAGCCAGCACGTTCCCCGCCTTGCACAATGCCTTTCTTCCCGTCCAGCCAGCTTTTCATAAAGTCCGGCAAGCTGAAAGTGACCCCTTCTGCTTGTTGATACATCAGAGACACTCTACTTTCCATCTCAGTAAACAGCCCCTGATCTTCTATAGAAAATGCTGAATGCTTTTTCGGAATGCCCAGATATTTCTCCAGTTTCCCCCGGAATGTCGAAAAGGACATCGGGAAATCGCCCAGCTTCACAGGCAGATCTTTTTGTTTGATGAGTGTATGCCCTTCAAAGATGGACCATTTTATTTCCGGATGGCGGTTCATGAGCTGTTCCAGTTCCCTCCTCTCCCATACGCTGGGATGATCCTGTACAAGAACCTCTTCCACACCGTATTCACGAATCGCAAAGGAAACTTCATCCACCACGTCACCAGATCTGATCGTGAACGATATGCCGAGTCTTTGAAGTGCCTTTCCGAGTTCAATGAGACTCTCAGCGAGAAACCTTCGCCGGTTTTGGCCCATTCGATAAACGCCAGGCAAGACCTCCTCATCCTGACGCTCATCATGGATGTAGAGTCCGACAATCCCTGCTTCTTTTTCCATCGCACGGATGAGCGGCCCATGATCGTGAGTCCGTAAATCCTGCCTGTACCAGATCAATTGCATCACTTCTCACTCCCTCGGTGTTGCACTTTTTTCTCCATGTTTGAGTATGCCCCTGATCATCACCGCTTAATCCTGAAAATCAGAGAGCATATTGTTCGATGATGAGCAGGCGATCTGATACAATCCGATACACGAACTGATTCTAAGGAGGCATCGAGCTATGAAAGGTACTGAACGCTTATCAGTTGAAGACATTGACCGCATCGTTGAAATGGCTTGGGAAGACCGGACCCCCTTTGATCTCATCGAATTGCAATTTGGCCTGAAAGAAAAAGAGGTCATTAAACTGATGCGAAAAGAAATGAAATCCTCATCCTTTCGCATGTGGCGAAAGCGAGTGAATGAACGATCCACAAAACACAAAGCACTGCGCTCAAAGGAAGTCAAACGCTTCCGGTCTCCGTTACAGAAAACTCTTACTTATTGATACAACAGAAAAAGTTGTCACGGCTCGTCCGCAAAAAGTCGTCGAAAATAAATTATGTTCACCACTGAGCATTAGACTTGCACATCATTAAGCGATGTTTTACACTATGGACATAGTATTAATTGTGATGCGCATCACAAACAAAATGTCAGTGTGGCGTTTTATTTTTGAGCAGTTAAGTGAATCTTTTCACAACATAAAGGAGGACATCAACATGAAAATCGCAGTCATTGGAAGTACACACGCAGGAACAGCCGCCGTCCGGAATATGGCCCACCTCTATCCGGAAGCTGAGATCCACGTGTATGAACGAAACGATAATGTATCCTTTCTCTCTTGCGGCCTCGCCCTGTATGTCGGCGGTGTCGTGAAGGATGCGCAGGAACTGTTCTATTCTTCACCCGAGGAACTGACAGCCATGGGGATCCACGTTCATATGGAACATGACGTTTCCTCGATTGACACCGATAACCAGACCATTGATGTCGTGGATTTGAACAGTGGCCAAAAACGGACGGATGCATACGACCGCCTCGTTATGGCGACAGGCTCAGCCCCTGTTGTCCCGCCAATTCCGGGTGTTCATCTTGAAAATGTACTCCTCGCCAAAAATTATAATCAGGCGAACCGGATCATTGAGCAATCCAAAAAAGCCGATCGCATCACAGTCGTCGGCGGCGGCTATATAGGCGTTGAACTTGTCGAAGCTTTTCAGGAAGCGGGCAAAAAAGTGACGCTGATTGATGGCGAAAACCGCATCCTTAATAAATATCTCGATAAAGAGTTTACTGATGTCGTCGAAGAGGATTTTGAGGCAAAAGGCATCGACCTCCGCCTCGGTGAATCGGTCACCCGTTTTGAAGGCGACGGAACCATTCAGGCCGTTCACACACAAAACGGGCGCGTCGAAACGGATCTGGTCATACTCTGTGTCGGATTCCGCCCGAATACCGATCTTCTTGCCGGACAGGTGGATATGCTGTCAAACGGCGCGATCACTGTGAATGATTATATGCAGACGAGTCACCCAAACATCTTCGCTGCAGGTGATTGCTGTGCGGTCCGTTACAATCCGACAGGGGAATACACCTACATTCCACTTGCCACAAACGCCGTACGCATGGGAACACTGGTTGCACGAAACATCATGGCACCACAGTCCCGTCACATCGGAACACAGGGGACATCTGGTCTACACATTTTCGGATTGAATATGGCCTCCACAGGCTTAACAGAAACGACAGCAAACATGTTGGGTGCAAATGTGAAAAGCGTCACGATTCATGAAAATCACCGTCCCGAATTTATGCCGACATCTGAAAATGTTCATTTGAAAGTTACCTTCGATCCCGATTCCCGGCGGATCTTAGGTGCTCAAGTCTTATCGAAAGCCGATGTGACACAGTCCATTAATACGTTCAGCCTCGCCGTTCAAACGGGGATGACGATTGATGACCTGGCTTTTGTCGACTTTTTCTTCCAGCCTCATTTTAATCAGCCATGGAATTTCATGAACAAAGCTGGACTTGCAGCTTTTGAATCCCGTGAGCACGCAACCGTATAAGCATTGACGACAACGCCTGACGATTCAGTTCAGGCGTTTTTCCGTGGATAATCCTGATCACAGGTCTTTTTTGAACACAAAGCTTGCCCGCTCATAATCCATATGTTCCACGTAGAAACGGTGCGACTGCGTCCGCTGCAGGCCTGATGACAAAGCAATTTTTTCATAACCGTTGTCCGAAGCCCATTCCTGCACAAACTGCAAGAGAATTTCACCATACCCTTTGGAGCGTTCCTGCTGATCGGTCACAAGATCACAGATCCAGATCGAACGCCCGTCATATAAGTTCGTCATCGGGATGAAGCCCGTGACCGCTAAGAGATAATCATCCACAATCAATCCAAACATCCGGTAGCCGTTCACTTCAATCGCTTCATTTACAAGTTCAAGATATGTTCCCTCATCCAGATGCGTTCGCAGCTGTCTCATCACAGGAAAGGCCGCTCTGAATTCATCTGCTTCGGTCAATTCAATAACGCTGATTTCACTCACTTCACTTCCCCCCTTTTGATCACGCAGAGCCTTGATTAGTGATCTGCTCCTGAAACTATTCTATCATTTCTCACAAAAAAACAGAGCCCTGACTCAATAAAGAAAACGCCCCGGAATTGGCGTCAATTGTCCGGGACGTTTCTGTCTTGTCTTGGTTATGCTTTTTTCCAAGTAGCGTCAATCGGAATCCCTGCTGCTACGAAAGTGGTAAACACGGGACAACGTTCGTCCGTTATTTTCTTCAATTCCTCAATGCGCTCCTCGGATTCTGACGTTTGCACCGTCGCTTCAATCCCGACTTGCTGGAAATAAGACTGGACGTCTTTATCACCCATCAGGCCACGGGGATCGAGTTCGCCAGTTACGCGAAAGTCGATCCCCTGCAAATCAAAACCGATTTCCTTAGCAACCATATTGGCAATGACGTTTTCACAGCCTGCAAGAGATGCCAGCATATTCGCCAGTGGATCCGGCCCGGTGTCTTCACCACCCATATTTTCCGGTTCATCGATGATGACCGTGTGTTGTTTTGTCGTAAGTGTTGATTTCATCCCTTTTGCTGATCCGGTTACTTCAAATTCCATTTTCTGTGCCACAAAACATTCCTCCTTATTGATGTTGTTCACGTTCTTCCGACGATTCACACGTCTTTTTTTATGACGGATTCTCACCCGAAGGACATTCCGTTTCTGTGGAGAACACCTGCATGATCTCTTCGTATTCCGTCAACACAAAATTCCCCATCACCACAGCAGGGGCTCTCACTTCTCCTGCATAAGCTTTGATTTCCTGGACGAATTTCTGATCACTGAAGAGATCGGCTTCGACATATGATATCTTGCACTTGTCAAAATGTTTTCGGACAGAAGCACATTTTGAACAGCCCGGGATCGTATACAGGGTTATCCTTTCCATGAGAGGCCTCCTTTTGTTTTGTTCTGGCTGTTTGAGTTGATAGGTTCATTCTAAAGGACGCACATCATTATTTCTGTAATCTGTCATACATGCCTGCTGATCATGCTATAGTAAACTTAGATCGAAACCAAACATGGAGGTGGGCATCGTGGATAAATTAATGCTGCTCTCAGAGATCAATCTCTTCAATGAACTTCCGATGGATGAATTGAAACTGATTGATGAGTTGAGTGAAATGCGTCCTGTCAAAAAAGGCACTGTCATCCTGTCTCCGGATCAGCCCATTGAAGCGCTTTTTCTGTTAAAAAGAGGTCAGGTCCGTTTATATCATATGAATGCACAAGGCAAACAGTTAACGATGGACATCCTCGTCGACGGAAATATCTTTGGCGAGACGTCTTCATTATCATTAACAGATAATGAAATCTACGCGGAAGCGATGACGGATACGTATCTCTGTATTATTGGAAAATCTGAATTCGAAGGTCTCATCGAGCAAAATCCCAAGATCGCTGTGAAATTTATCAATATTCTGTCTGGCAGATTGAAAGAGGTTTACAGCTTATCTGAAAAAATCGCCTACAGTGATGTGAAATACCGTTTATTATACCTGCTCCTGAAACTCAGTGAACGAACAGGTACCCGAAAAGGAGAATGGCAATCCATCAACATGAAACTTACCCACCAGGACATGGCCAATATGATCGGTGCCACCCGGGAAACCACATCCGCCATCCTGAGCCAGCTGAAACAGGATGGTTTAATCAAAAAACAGCTGCGCATGCACATTCAGGCAGATGAAGTCAAAGAAATGCTCGAACTTTCCTGATGACGCTTATTAAAAACTGAATATTCAGTTTTTTGTACCCGGCATTACATCTTTTCATCATGGATCATCGTATGCTTGATGTATCCTAATCGAAAGGCGTGATGCAAAATGAAAAACAATCTGATTTATGGTGTCATTGCAGGACTTACGGGCGGACTTATTTTTGGTATTCTGATGCAGATGATGGGCATGATTGAAATGATCGCCATGATGGCAGGAAGCAGCAGTCTTTTCGTCGGTTGGCTCATTCACATGATCATCAGCATCGTCTTCGGGGTTTCCTTCACGGTTTTGGCTCCTAAATTCAATAACCTGCCGCTGTTTACGATTCTCTTCGGAGTTGTGATTTGGGTGATCGGTCCGCTGGTCATCATGCCGATGATGCTCGGAATGGGTACGATGCTGATGAACGCATTTGCGATGGATCAGCTGATGAGTTTAGGCACTCACCTGTTCTTCGCCGTCATAGTCGCTGTCGTCTATAAGCTGCTCACCTCTAAAGCCGGGTTCACCAACACAATCCCCGCAACGAAGTAAGTGGAAGATCGGGATCTTAAAAAATAGGTTCTAAGTCAATTGTTTGGGTAGTGGCATTTTGCCGCTGCCCCTTTATCCTACTTGAAAATGTTCATTTTTGAATTGATGATGCAGTAATACCCGGAATCGGAAACGATCGTATCGTCTGAATCCGAATGCATTTCGTTTGATCACTTTCGTCTGATTGTTTAACCCTTCGATCGGACCGTTTGTATAACCATAGGCAAAGCTGTTCAGGATGGCCACTTCCCAATTTCGGAATGTTTTCGGGACGTCTTGAAACTCTTGCATCTCCGATGCCTCCACGCATTGATAGAACAGATGAAGTTCTTCTTTTACGCTTCGCACATCATGTTGCCCAGCCTGTTTCGCCGTTT
This Salisediminibacterium beveridgei DNA region includes the following protein-coding sequences:
- a CDS encoding alpha-ketoacid dehydrogenase subunit beta, with translation MTRQITFSEAIREAMQLAMRKDENVILMGEDVAGGAEVDHLQDSEAWGGVMGVTMGLATEFGRDRVLDTPIAEAGYMGAAVTCAATGMRPVAELMFNDFIGSCLDEVMNQGAKLRYMFGGKAKVPLVVRTMHGAGFRAAAQHSQSLYGMFTAIPGIKVVVPSNPYDAKGLLLAAIEDDDPVIFFEDKTLYNMKGEVPEGYYTVPLGKGEVKREGTDLTIVGIGKQVNTALDAAAQLSEKGLNVEVVDPRSMSPLDEQIILDSVMKTNRLIIVDEANPRCNMATDIAAMVADKGFDFLDAPIKRITAPHCPVPFSPVLEDMYLPSADKIITAVNDMIADDTTMTV
- a CDS encoding DASH family cryptochrome, which gives rise to MQLIWYRQDLRTHDHGPLIRAMEKEAGIVGLYIHDERQDEEVLPGVYRMGQNRRRFLAESLIELGKALQRLGISFTIRSGDVVDEVSFAIREYGVEEVLVQDHPSVWERRELEQLMNRHPEIKWSIFEGHTLIKQKDLPVKLGDFPMSFSTFRGKLEKYLGIPKKHSAFSIEDQGLFTEMESRVSLMYQQAEGVTFSLPDFMKSWLDGKKGIVQGGERAGLDRLDSYVSQNGGVYTYKETRDGLFDFEDSSKLSFWLSRGALSPRRVYQALMKVEAEHGRNLSSYWLFFELLWRDYFQWLMRATDERLFVRQGLLNDSLPWHQDQEAFQKWRQGNTGYPLVDAAMAELNQTGFMSNRARQNAASFLTKNLGIDWLWGAAYFEAMLIDFDPASNYGNWAYQAGVGTDLRELRAFNVIGQGKRYDPSGDYARYWLHLPKELPGHVVYDPAKLNMHVKYAEPMVDLDQSIQNRKKELGM
- a CDS encoding 2,3-butanediol dehydrogenase, giving the protein MKAAVWYKAKDLRVEQVDTPTIKQEHEVKVKVSCCGICGSDLHEYAAGPIFIPVNDPHPISGDKAPIIMGHEFAGEVVEVGSKVSRVKVGDHVAIEPILAPSKDGAYVDEKYNLSPFLGFHGLSGGGGGFSEYTVLGEHMVHPVPEGLSAEQGALVEPAAVALHAVRQSSLKAGDTAAVFGAGPIGLMVIDALKAAGASTIYAVEVSAARLKKAEELGAIVINPKETDPVAKIHELSGGGVDFSFEVTGIPAVLKQCLHSTHTGGEMIIVSIWEEEASFQPNDLVIAERTMKGIIAYRNIYPQVMELMKQGYFSGDQMITSRIGLDDVVDKGFEKLLNDKSQVKIIVTP
- a CDS encoding sigma-54-dependent Fis family transcriptional regulator — encoded protein: MIEQNISKQVWERFLKEGTVDETRLRRRIVESWSFCREAGVDPYNGKGSTLLSLEELNEKKKQNHELLDMSLPFLQNLQYLFKGTRSILLLIDPEGYVLKVMGEEETLRHAMEINFVEGIRWTEEQVGTNAIGTTLRTKEPITVYGPEHFAVASQNWVCSAAPIRKDDGSLLGVLNVSSRVGTCKHEHTLGAVAASAYAIEYEWQKRQKEDELELISKALMQDDAFESYVLTCADGRVIYIHASLYDLTDYRDQTIQLDTLLAETGHTITMKIPVFSEREGRQIGHQVFLRKHVIEKFNRQIKKVRFQFPGVTGVSEVFAQVLDQAACLADADVPVHLSGETGTGKDMIARALHDNSKRAEKPFVELNCGAIPESLIASELFGYAPGAFTGARKTGYIGKFVEADQGTLFLDEVGELSPAMQVALLKVLDEQRFMPVGTNEVRSCDVRIITATNRDLVTLVREGSFREDLFYRLYAFPLHLPALRDRQEDIPAFIQWYKRRHEWHVHWPKPVMDEWMAYTWPGNIRQLILSLDRLRIYYPDSLPDPSTIRQVIGSPDHEGIRTPAPVQTNMNNPEYLINEKNDAENQLSYAEQIEKETLLHALKEAHGNRGKAMSLTGMPRSTFYRKLNKYSLI
- a CDS encoding dihydrolipoamide acetyltransferase family protein, with the protein product MAKQLVMPKMGMSMEEGTIVLWHKKEGDPVKKGEPVVSISSEKIENDVESPQDGLLLKIAAVVDETIKVGEVIGVVGQEGESADTGGQKPAKQEEPAAQAKPEPAREQQAASMKQQAASTADEPRKRISPAAKKLAKEQGVDLNDVTGTGPKGRVTREDILKAAQEDTSDKPATEQVAAGEPETAQAPAEAFESKPYSNIRKVIGERMNDSLHQSAQLTMMRYADVTRLMAFRKETNESLATVHGDRKLTVTDLVARATVLALRKHPFMNSALVDNTIYEYKQVHLGIAASMERGLMVPVVKDAHQMSTLALSGAIRTLGQKTRDNELAQDEMKGSTFTITNLGASGIGFFTPILNPPETGILGVGAGEKTLVMKDGQPIEAIRLPLSLTFDHRVVDGDPASQFLATLVTLLEEPHALMTLDQW
- a CDS encoding TIGR03643 family protein; translated protein: MKGTERLSVEDIDRIVEMAWEDRTPFDLIELQFGLKEKEVIKLMRKEMKSSSFRMWRKRVNERSTKHKALRSKEVKRFRSPLQKTLTY
- a CDS encoding thiamine pyrophosphate-dependent dehydrogenase E1 component subunit alpha; protein product: MKISEKEVTGITTEKARWMYQKMQEIRMFEDRVHDLFGEGKLPGFVHLYAGEEAVAVGVCAHFDNKDTITSTHRGHGHCIAKGCELDGMMAELYGKSTGLCNGKGGSMHIADVEKGMLGANGIVGGGFPLATGAALTAKLKKTGGVSACFFGDGAGNHGTFHEGINLSAIWDLPVLFVAENNGYAEATPFEYASSCDNIADRAQGYNIPGEIVDGKDVVAVYEAAQRAVDRARNGEGPSLIECKTYRNYGHFEGDAQKYKTAEDKERHLGEDDAIVRFRSYILENSLMTEDELNQIDQDVEKAVTHAVSFAEESPDPTIEDLTTDVYVNYQSE